A genome region from Panicum virgatum strain AP13 chromosome 4K, P.virgatum_v5, whole genome shotgun sequence includes the following:
- the LOC120703195 gene encoding beta-1,2-xylosyltransferase XYXT1-like, with translation MGTDSPSPSTAPVAGLGAKGAARAVAQHHQAVVGFLLGFFLVLLLYTTVSSQFGSQNAIGVLQSTSTSPAVRTGQNAMTPTSPSPKPNDVKKGDHIKEDNKEQQSNTPNKMEEDRTQHGINGIEKENQTEAKLDDEKVKNPEGGQAAVNDARSDRMEEEDLIRQEIDQGSMIKNDTNIGQVTPRKPICDLSDPRYDICEISGDARALGANRTVLYLPPAGERGADSQEWSIRDQSRKYLEFVGNVTVRSLNASQAAAAPACTSRHAVPAVVFAMNGLTSNPWHDFSDVLIPLFLTTRALDGEVQFLVSDLQPWFVDKYRLILRNLSRHDVVDFNRDGGVRCYPRVTVGLRSHRDLGIDPARAPRNYTLLDFQLYVREIYGLPPPGIDVPYKEQQQRTMPRLMLINRGRTRKFVNFPEIVAAARDAGFEVVPVEPRRDLGVEELARAVDSCDVLMGAHGAGLTNFFFLRSNAVMLQVVPWGHMEHSCMVFYGGPAREMRLRDVEYSIAAVESTLYDKYGEDSPVISDPESIHRQGWQFGMRYYWIEQDIRLNVTRFAPTLHQVLQMLKE, from the exons ATGGGCACcgactcgccgtcgccgtcgacggcgccggtggccggccTCGGGGCCaagggcgcggcgagggcggtggCGCAGCACCACCAGGCCGTGGTCGGGTTCCTCCTCGGCTTCTTCCTCGTCCTGCTGCTCTACACCACCGTTTCCTCCCAGTTCGGTTCGCAGAACGCCATTG GTGTCCTACAGTCTACGTCGACGTCGCCGGCCGTGCGTACGGGTCAAAACGCCATGACTCCAACGTCGCCATCGCCGAAGCCGAACGACGTGAAAAAAG GAGATCATATCAAGGAAGACAATAAAGAGCAACAAAGCAATACACCTAACAAGATGGAGGAGGATCGTACCCAACATGGTATCAATGGAATCGAAAAGGAAAATCAAACTGAAGCCAAATTGG ATGATGAGAAAGTGAAAAATCCAGAGGGAGGTCAAGCAGCAGTGAACGATGCAAGAAGTGACAGGATGGAGGAGGAAGATCTTATCCGGCAAGAAATCGATCAAGGCAGCATGATCAAGAATGATACCAACATCGGACAAG TTACGCCACGCAAGCCAATCTGCGACCTCTCCGATCCCAGATACGACATCTGCGAGATCTCCGGCGACGCTCGCGCCCTGGGAGCCAACCGCACCGTCCTCTACCtcccgccggccggcgagcgcggcgcggaCAGCCAGGAGTGGAGCATCCGGGACCAGTCACGCAAGTACCTCGAGTTCGTGGGCAACGTCACCGTCAGGTCGCTGAACGCCTcccaggctgcggcggcgccggcgtgcaccTCCCGGCACGCCGTCCCGGCCGTGGTGTTCGCCATGAACGGGCTCACGTCCAACCCCTGGCACGACTTCAGCGACGTGCTCATCCCCCTCTTCCTCACCACGCGCGCGCTGGACGGCGAGGTCCAGTTCCTCGTCTCCGACCTCCAGCCGTGGTTCGTGGACAAGTACCGGCTCATCCTCCGCAACCTCTCCCGCCACGACGTCGTCGACTTCAACCGGGACGGCGGCGTCCGGTGCTACCCGCGCGTCACCGTCGGCCTCCGCAGCCACCGCGACCTCGGCATcgaccccgcgcgcgcgccgcggaaCTACACCTTGCTCGACTTCCAGCTCTACGTCCGCGAGATCTacgggctgccgccgccgggcatCGACGTCCCGTacaaggagcagcagcagcggaccATGCCACGGCTGATGCTGATAAACCGTGGCCGGACGAGGAAGTTCGTCAACTTCCCGGAGatcgtcgcggcggcgcgggacgcCGGGTTCGAGGTGGTGCCCGTGGAGCCGCGCCGGGACCTcggcgtggaggagctcgcccgGGCGGTGGACTCGTGCGACGTGCTCATGGGCGCGCACGGCGCCGGGCTGACcaacttcttcttcctccggagCAACGCGGTGATGCTGCAGGTGGTGCCGTGGGGGCACATGGAGCACTCGTGCATGGTGTTCTACGGCGGGCCGGCGAGGGAGATGCGGCTGCGGGACGTCGAGTACAGcatcgccgccgtggagagcacGCTCTACGATAAGTACGGCGAGGATAGCCCGGTGATCAGCGACCCGGAGTCGATACACAGACAAGGGTGGCAGTTTGGGATGAGGTATTACTGGATCGAGCAGGACATCAGGCTCAACGTCACAAGGTTTGCTCCCACCCTGCACCAGGTGCTCCAGATGCTCAAGGAATAG
- the LOC120701912 gene encoding translation initiation factor IF-2-like, with product MQPQPPSHHRAAAQEGTRPERAAARLQPPGHLEPAAMAEGPQTPSGSGAARAAPLQQSRWRSRAPTRVRWRVQPAAEPRPHKGPRSGEEAGYGPGSGGEEARMQTPSGSGAAMAVAPPTEPAAKPRPHPGDCGFSEEAAAGGGGETASTQTGGGGR from the coding sequence ATGCAGCCGCAGCCCCCCAGCCACCACAgagcggcggcgcaagagggGACCCGCCccgagcgagcggcggcgcggctgcagCCCCCCGGCCACCTcgagccggcggcgatggccgaGGGCCCCCAGACCccaagcggcagcggcgcggcaagGGCGGCACCCCTCCAACAGAGCCGGTGGCGGAGCCGCGCCCCCACCCGGGTCCGTTGGCGGGTccagccggcggcggagccgcGCCCCCACAAGGGGCCCAgatccggcgaggaggccggATACGGCCCCGGCAGCGGAGGGGAAGAGGCGAGGATGCAGACcccgagcggcagcggcgcggcaatGGCGGTCGCCCCTCCAACCGAGCCAGCGGCGAAGCCGCGCCCCCACCCGGGCGACTGCGGCTTCAgcgaggaggcggccgccggcggcggcggagaaacGGCGAGCACGCAGaccgggggaggagggaggtag